One genomic window of Gossypium hirsutum isolate 1008001.06 chromosome D11, Gossypium_hirsutum_v2.1, whole genome shotgun sequence includes the following:
- the LOC107960608 gene encoding uncharacterized protein → MCDKVFLKVSLWKKVLRFKCKGKLSSRFIGPYRILKRIRPIAYKLKLPSKLDQIHDVFNVSMLRWYWSDPSHIVPVEEIDVRPALTFEEELVQILDQDVKVLRRKIVPLVKIQWWNHGIEEATWELEDSIR, encoded by the coding sequence ATGTGTGATAAGGTATTCCTGAAAGTTTCTCTGTGGAAAAAGGTTCTTCGGTTCAaatgtaagggcaagttgagctcgagatttattggaccttatCGTATTCTGAAACGTATCAGACCTATCGCCTATAAGCTAAAACTACCTTCTAAATTGGatcagattcatgatgtgtttaatgtctCTATGTTGAGATGGTATTGGTCTGACCCCTCACATATTGtccctgttgaggagattgatGTAAGACCGGctctgacttttgaggaggaactTGTTCAGATTCTGGACCAAGATGTTAAAGTCTTGAGAAGGAAAATTGTTCCTTTAGTTAAGATTCAATGGTGGAATCATGGCAttgaggaagccacttgggaacttgaggactcaaTTCGTTAA